CGGGCAATGGTGGCTACGCTGCCGACGACGGTGAAACTGGTGCCGTTGATGGTGATGGATTCGCCCAGAAACGGATGACCGGGGTACAACATGCGAGCAGCTTTGGAGCCGAGGACAGCGACGCGCCTGCGATTGGTGAGGTCGTCATTATCCAGAAAACGGCCTTGCTCCACGGGGACGAAACGCACCTGCGAGAAATTGGGTTCGACGCCGAAGACAAGCATGGAGGTGTTGGACCAGGCGCTTACTTCGTAGAGATCGGAGCGGTTCAAGGTGGCAGTGACGGCGCGCAGCTCAGGCAGGGCGCGCATGTCGGCTTCGTCCTTGAGAGTGAGCTTGTAGGGGCGCATGGCGGTGTGCTGAAAGGGCAGCGCAGGAATGGTGGAATCGAAGGCCATGACTACGTCGTTGCCGACGCTGGCGAGGTTACGCCGCTGGCCGGAGCGGAAGCCCTCGCCGAGGCCGACGAGTACAAGCAGAGAGCCTACTCCCCAGGCAATACCGAACATGGTGAGGAAGGTACGCAGCTTGTTGGCCATCATGGCGCGGAAGACTTCACCGAGGATATCTGCGAGGCTTTGCATAGCGACTTTCGGCGAACAGGTTGGCCTATTGCATTCTACGCAGATGGGAGGCTGCTGGTTCCGTAATTCTGGCGGGTTGATTTAGAGCAGGAGGGCTTCGGCGGCGTCCAGTTCTACTGCGGGGGTGTAGCCGAGGCGCTGCCAGAAGTTTCGCACCAGGGATTGTGTTGCCGGGGTAGTTGCGCTGGTGATGCGAATGGGGATGGTTTGCGCTGTGGGGCCGGGCTGGGTGCCGGACTGGGATCCGAATTCGGTGCTGGCAGAAAGCTGGGTGGCGTCGATTGCCAGGCCTACGCACTGGCCGGGTCGGTAGGTGCAGCGAGCCAGATCGGCGATGGAGAGATTGGTGGTTGGGGTCGCAAAAATGGTGCGCGGCGGGGCCATGCGGTCGAGGAGGCTGAAGATTTCCAGCTTGGACTCAAGTTCGTCAGGAACACAATCGATGGCGAGATCGGCTTCGCGGACGGCTTCTTCTACTGTGCCAGCGAAGGTGACCAGCGGCATGTTGGCTGGGCTGAGTTCGAGGCGCAAGGCTTCCTCGGCGTGGCGCAGGCTGGAGGGCATTACGTCTTCAAGAATGACGCGGAAGCCGGCCCGCGCGGCGTGAGAGGCGAGACGCCTGCCGAGCGGTCCAGCTCCGATGATGGCTACGGTGATGGTGTTTTCAGGCAAAAGGCTACTTGGCTGCGAGGGCGTTCAGAACGTCGCTGGCGCTGGGCTTGGCCTGGGCGAGATGTTCGGAGACCAGGGCGCGCTCATCGTCGTCGAGGGTGGCTACTCCGGTGAGAATGCGGCGCAGGGTTACGGATACGTCGTCGATGTAGTTCATGAGGCGGATTGCTTCTCCGGAGAGTGGCATGGATGAGTCCCTCGAATCGTGATCGATGTGGTGTTGCGTTAACAGTCTCATTGTCCGCGCTGCGGGGGTGGAGTGTAAAGGCGAGCGGTTATGGGTGTGAGGGAATTTGAGGAAATCCAACCCTTGGAGGTAAATCTACTCCCTATTGTTGCCAGCGCAGGCGGACGAGGGCTACTCCCTGACGAGGTAGTTGGAGAGTTGTCGCGGCTGTGTCGTTTGCGATGGAGAGCGAATGCTGGGCGACTGATTGCTGGAGGTCGCCGGAGGCTTCGAGCTGCTTTTGTTGCTCAGAGGTCGGGGTTTGCGGGCTGCCCATCTGTTGCCAGACGGCGTAGGAGTTGCTGTGGGTTGCGTCCATGCGGAACTCTTCGGCGGTAGCGGATTTTGCTGCGGCAAGGCCGTCGATGTTCAGTTGAATTGTGACCGGGGTGGTGGGCAGATCGTCGTCATGATAGTTCCAGAGGAGGATGTCCAACTCGTGCTGATTGCCTGCGGAGGATGATGTTGCGGCGGCGTTGATGTCGGGTGAGCCGACTGCGCCGACCTGCTCGATGTCATCGAGTGAAAGTGCTCCGGTGCTGTCTGCCTGGACCCAGTTACCGTTCAGCTTGCCCATCATGCGAAAGACGTTGAGGACGGGCTTGTCGATGCCGTTCGTAGCTAGTTCGCGGAAGCCTGCGAAGTAAGGTTGATTTTCGAATTCGAAGGCCCAGGTTACGGAGCCCTCGACGGTAAGGCCGTATTTGCGGGCCAGCTCGTAGGTGCGCATGGTGGCTTCGGCTACGCTGACGCCGTAGAGCGGGCCGTTGCGGTAGCCATTCTCTGGGCCTTTACAAGCGGCGCAGCCTTCGGGGTCGCTCTCGCCCAGAACGATAGGGGTGTTTTTCCATTCGGGATACGAGGCTATGACGCGCATGCCGCGATCTATGGCGCGGAGTTGATGTCCTATATCCATACGAACGTGACCGTTGACGGTTGAGGGACGGCCTTTGGGGTGATAGCTGATGAAGTCGAGGGGCGCGCCTTTGGCTCCGGTGGCGGTGTTTGTGCCGTGAGCGCAGTGTTCGAGGAACTGTCGCAGGAAGGCTTCGGCGCGGGATGAGGCAACGCCGGTTGATTCGGGGCCGCCAATGCGAGCATTGGGGAGCACTGTGCGGATGGCGCTGGTTGTGATGTCGTAGAGATGGTCGTACTCTTCGGGAGTGCCCTGCCAGTAGCCGATGTCGGGCTCGTTCCAGACTTCCCACATCCAGTTGTCGACTGCGCTGCCGTAACGTTGTTTGAGGTGTTCGGCGTAGGCGTGGATGAGCTTTCCCCACTTTGCGTAGTCCCTTGGCGGATAGGCCCACCCGGTGTAGATATCACCTTTGGGGAAGGTGTGGCGATAGGGTTCGGGGTGCGTGGAAAGCGCCTCGGGCATGAAGCCAATCTCTACGATAGGACGGACGTGCGCGGCGGTGATGGCGTCAAAGATGCGATCAGTAATGGTCCAATCGTAGACTGCTGTGCCGTCCGGTTTCTCGGTGTAGGCGTTGGTGGAGCCCCACTTGAGTGAGCTATCTCCGTTGCCTGTCGTGAGCAGATTGTGAGGGCGGAAGTAGACGGGGATCGGATGCTCAGCCGGGCCTAGCGAGCCTAATTCATGCAGGAGCTTTTGGCCGTTTGGGGCGTAGGTGAAGTTGGGTTCGTCGGCGCCGAAGAAGTTCCAAAGCGGCTTGTAGGGGGCTATGGTTTTATTGGCATGGACGGTGATGATTACGGCTTGAGTAGCCTGCGCCAGAGCGGGGATAGTCGCCGGACAAATCGTCATCGCTGGGAGTGCCATTACTGCGAATACAAGCCTGGTCATAGCGCGAGAGATTGCTGGGCGGCGGATGTTGATCATGATGCTCCGATGGAACGCAATTGAGAGGTGCCGATCGAACAGAGCTGATCTTACTGCATTCTGCACTCTGTATTCCGCGTTGCATTCTGGTTAGTGTGGCTTGAGAGAAATAGTAGGATGTTTGAATGTTGAAACTTCGCCTCGATATTGCTGGAATGATCTTTGCCGCTTTTGCGCTGACTTTATCTGCGGATGGGATCGCTGCAGATTTTTTGACTGTTTACAAAGGGATTCCGTATGTGGATAGCCGCTATACGGGAGGCGCGCAGGCGGTTCCCGGACGAGTGCAGTGCGCTTATTACGACTTAGGCGGTGAAGGCATTGCTTATCACGACACTACGTTCAAGAATGAAGGTAGTGGCGGGCTTAATCCCGCGGATGGAAGTTATTTAAACGAGTTTCGCAAGAATGAAGGTGTAGATACTTCGTACACCAAATTTCATGATGCGATTGATAACAATCCTTATGGGATGGTGAAGGTTGAAGAGAACCAGCTTTATGTTGGCTGGACGCAACCAGGGGAGTGGTTCAATATCACGGTCGACGCTACACATGCAGGTGTTTATAGCGCAGATCTGCTCTATACCTCAAATCGTGGTGGGATGATTGCTTTGGATGTGAATGGGGCCTCTGCGACGGAGCCGATCCATATTATTTCCACTTACAATCCTGCGGACCCGATTGCATGGCGGCAGTGGCATCACTGGAACATGATGCATGACGCTGTGAAGGTAAAACTGAATGCCGGAAAGAATGTGCTCACGGTGCATATTTTGACAGAAGGCAATATGAATCTGGCCTGGTTTCAGTTCGTTCCAGTTCCAGTTTAAGTTCAAGGATGAGCGATAGAGAGCGTGGCTGAATTGCCGATCAGGTTCGTCCCTGGAAGATTTGGACGAGCAGCCACAGATTGAGTCCGGCGATAACTATTGCGCTGGTCCATGAGAGTGCTTTGATCCATGCTGAGTTTACGAACTCGCCCATCTTGCTGCGATTGCCGGTGAAGGCGACGAGTGGAATTACTGCGAAGCTGAGCTGCATGCTTAGGACGACCTGACTTAGGATGAGCAGCCTGGCGGTGCCGTGTTCTCCATAGAATGCGACGACGATGACGGTGGGGATGATAGCCAGCAGGCGTGTGACGAGGCGGCGCTGCCATTGGGGCAGATGGATGTTCAGGAAGCCTTCCATGACGACCTGACCTGCCAATGTGCCGGTGAGGGTGGAGTTCTGGCCTGAGGCCAGCAGCGCGACGGCGAAGATTGCGCTGGCTCCCGCTATTCCGAGAAGTGGTGAAAGCAGCTTGTAGGCGTCTTCGATTTCAGCTACTTCGGTGTGTCCACTGCTGTGGAAGACGGCGGCGGCAACGATCAGGATAGCGGCGTTGACGAGGAGGGCCATTGTCAGTGCTGCGGCTGAGTCCCAGTTGGCGAAGCGGATGGCTTCGCGCTTCCCTTCCGCAGTGCGCGGGTAGTTGCGCGTCTGCACGATGGATGAATGCAGGTAGAGATTGTGGGGCATGACGGTTGCGCCGAGGATGCTGATTCCTATGTAGAGCATGTCGGAGTTGGTCAGTATCTGTGCTGAGGGAATGAAGAGGTGGCGCAGGATGGGAGCCCACTCCGGATGCGAGAAGAGTATCTCCACGCCAAAAAGCGCTGCAATGGTGCCGATGAGCACGATGACCAGCGCCTCAAGATAGCGGAAGCCTCGATGCTGCAACAGCAGGATTAACAGCACATCGGCGCTGGTGATCAGGACTCCTACCATGAGTGGAATGTGGAAGAGCAGTTGCAGAGCGATGGCAGAGCCGATTACTTCGGCGAGGTCGCAGGCGGCGATGGCTATCTCCGCGATGAGCCACAGGCCGATGTTAACGCGGCGGCTGTAATGGGCGCGACAGGCCTGGGCCAGATCCTGCTCGGTGGCGATGCCGAGCTTGATGGCGAGACTTTGGAGGAGGATCGCCATCAGATTTGACAGCATGATGACGAAGAGCAGGGTGTATCCGTAGCGCGAACCGGCGGCTAGATCCGTGGCCCAGTTGCCTGGGTCCATGTAGCCGACGGCAATGAGAAAGCCCGGACCGATGAAGCCGAGCAGGCGCCGCCATAACTGCGGGGAACGCG
This DNA window, taken from Acidicapsa ligni, encodes the following:
- a CDS encoding 3-hydroxyacyl-CoA dehydrogenase NAD-binding domain-containing protein codes for the protein MPENTITVAIIGAGPLGRRLASHAARAGFRVILEDVMPSSLRHAEEALRLELSPANMPLVTFAGTVEEAVREADLAIDCVPDELESKLEIFSLLDRMAPPRTIFATPTTNLSIADLARCTYRPGQCVGLAIDATQLSASTEFGSQSGTQPGPTAQTIPIRITSATTPATQSLVRNFWQRLGYTPAVELDAAEALLL
- a CDS encoding GH39 family glycosyl hydrolase, whose protein sequence is MINIRRPAISRAMTRLVFAVMALPAMTICPATIPALAQATQAVIITVHANKTIAPYKPLWNFFGADEPNFTYAPNGQKLLHELGSLGPAEHPIPVYFRPHNLLTTGNGDSSLKWGSTNAYTEKPDGTAVYDWTITDRIFDAITAAHVRPIVEIGFMPEALSTHPEPYRHTFPKGDIYTGWAYPPRDYAKWGKLIHAYAEHLKQRYGSAVDNWMWEVWNEPDIGYWQGTPEEYDHLYDITTSAIRTVLPNARIGGPESTGVASSRAEAFLRQFLEHCAHGTNTATGAKGAPLDFISYHPKGRPSTVNGHVRMDIGHQLRAIDRGMRVIASYPEWKNTPIVLGESDPEGCAACKGPENGYRNGPLYGVSVAEATMRTYELARKYGLTVEGSVTWAFEFENQPYFAGFRELATNGIDKPVLNVFRMMGKLNGNWVQADSTGALSLDDIEQVGAVGSPDINAAATSSSAGNQHELDILLWNYHDDDLPTTPVTIQLNIDGLAAAKSATAEEFRMDATHSNSYAVWQQMGSPQTPTSEQQKQLEASGDLQQSVAQHSLSIANDTAATTLQLPRQGVALVRLRWQQ
- a CDS encoding carbohydrate-binding protein, with translation MLKLRLDIAGMIFAAFALTLSADGIAADFLTVYKGIPYVDSRYTGGAQAVPGRVQCAYYDLGGEGIAYHDTTFKNEGSGGLNPADGSYLNEFRKNEGVDTSYTKFHDAIDNNPYGMVKVEENQLYVGWTQPGEWFNITVDATHAGVYSADLLYTSNRGGMIALDVNGASATEPIHIISTYNPADPIAWRQWHHWNMMHDAVKVKLNAGKNVLTVHILTEGNMNLAWFQFVPVPV
- a CDS encoding Nramp family divalent metal transporter codes for the protein MSRESSIETERSRPSMPEAFSSVHVSRSPQLWRRLLGFIGPGFLIAVGYMDPGNWATDLAAGSRYGYTLLFVIMLSNLMAILLQSLAIKLGIATEQDLAQACRAHYSRRVNIGLWLIAEIAIAACDLAEVIGSAIALQLLFHIPLMVGVLITSADVLLILLLQHRGFRYLEALVIVLIGTIAALFGVEILFSHPEWAPILRHLFIPSAQILTNSDMLYIGISILGATVMPHNLYLHSSIVQTRNYPRTAEGKREAIRFANWDSAAALTMALLVNAAILIVAAAVFHSSGHTEVAEIEDAYKLLSPLLGIAGASAIFAVALLASGQNSTLTGTLAGQVVMEGFLNIHLPQWQRRLVTRLLAIIPTVIVVAFYGEHGTARLLILSQVVLSMQLSFAVIPLVAFTGNRSKMGEFVNSAWIKALSWTSAIVIAGLNLWLLVQIFQGRT